The Aricia agestis chromosome 8, ilAriAges1.1, whole genome shotgun sequence genomic sequence CACAGAATGTCAACGATTTGCCAAGAAACGATTTGACTGTGAACAAAGACTTGGCCTAGAAATAAGTCAAGAAAACATTAGACATATAATTCTAGACATTGATAAAATGAGAAGATTATTCATGGAGTACGCTGAGGGGGTATATAGAGCAATAGCGAAAGAAAATGGCTCCAGGttgtaagaaaaaaaaggaaaaaaaaaaaaaaaggcactaaactgtataaaaatatatataagagAAATAATAGAAGAATATAAAGTAAAAATGGTGCTGCAATTTTATAGCAGCAGGAACCagaattacataaataaataataaaaaaaaagccaTTACCTCAACATTATAAGCGCTGCACGGACAGCGGCTGATTGCTGTCAGCGCGCGTTTGGAGTGCAGGTTGACGTCGGCAGCCGACAGCACGACGCCGCCCGCCCGCAGCAGCAGCCAGCCCAAAGATGCGAAGTAGTATACTGTATCGGTTACTGATGTGTGTGATATTCTGGAGAAACAAGATCCTACTGACTCGTATAAGTCAAGAAAATCGGTATTCTTATGTGTGAACGAActatttaaagtatattttgctGGTACAttcaaaacacaaaattttcGGTCTTCACTAGCAAAATATAGTTTCTTAGGCCAGCTTTTCTCGCCAGTTCTAATACCCTTTGGCCATAGGGCCAAAGGGTATTAGAACTGATAAGCCAAGAAATAGAATTCTGAAAATAATAGTTGCATTccgaaatacatttttatattttagtatatgCATAGAGCCTTAGCAATTTAAGATGCTTTCAAGCTTTTAGCATTTGGACTAAATTTTTTCATGATAATTTAATCTTCTTAAAAATCTTACCTTATACCCAAAAACAGTTGCAGGCAAATAAAGAACAGATTGTTCAGGTTACAGAGCAGAATCAGGGAGCCAATCTCGGTGTCCACTCTCCGCACCAACGCCGCCTGCTGCACGTAGCCTTCCCTGATCTTCCGCCAGACGCGCAGCCGATTGCTGACGTCTATAGCACCCTGGACAGAAGTACAGGAAAAAGTTATGCTTTGAGACTTTGTAGAGATAATCGCCAAAACCGGCATTATGTGTTTGAGTCAGTGTAGCGGCTCTTGTGATCGATGTTAAGAAGTCAAAAACAGTTGGCCAATTCTttcttgtttgtttaattgGTATTATCTCCTGCCACAAATTTTCAGAAACCAGCCATTTGTATATTTTCTTCTTGACCGTTTTGGTTCTCTGCATTATGCACATGCAGTGATGGGCGTATTTGCCCATCATTACACTTGCTGTATCGCCAGGATGACCCATATGACCTTGATTCGTTCTTTTCCCATCCTCTCCTCCCGCACGGCACCAGCCACAGCAGCATTGAGTCGTCTGTAGCGGGACGCCAGACCCACACTCAGCAAAATCACTACCAGATCCTGGAAGTTCCAGAGGATCGTCGCGTACTTGCTGAGAATAAAGATCGGGATCGCCAACCACAGGTTGTATTCGTCTGGAAAAAGGTATATTCTTTATCATCATTTTAGAGGTGTTAAGTCAAttaaatttattgtttaacTATACTGCCTGCCATGCACGCTACGGTCTATCGGAGAGGTATTTTGCACCGGTTGCATGCGCATATCCTGAATGTGATTAAACTCACAGTTTTGAAGCAGGAACCCGTGTGAGGAGAGTATGTATCGCTGGAAGTATTCTCCAGGTGGTATGTTGAAACCAGTCGCAGACATCATGGATAGGACATGCTCCACTGAAAGATGCAGGCAGTAAGTATTTTAAgagtttttgaaaataaaaattatacacaCCCGAAACAAGCAAAACCAAATTAGTTACTTATTGCCTTCCTGGCAtagtagttggggaggggaagaggggatttcgggacaagctcgagcgtgtcagattaagcttgtataggcttccgacatgtgtctagttatcatggtatagaaatcagatttctcacatggtgggttaaattttttttctcctcCTAAATGGCGCCTCCCACCGATTAGTTATAGCAAGGACCGTCGACTTCTCCGGAATAGAGGCTttgctttttaaatataagcTGACTTAGCACCTCATAAGATTATAACAATATTCGCTATAATATTGAGTTGATATTAAAACGACTTCAACTTCAACTCCAATCAAGCCAACCAAGTATATCTCACCAACAGCACAAACGCCAATGAAGCTCGCGATCCAAATGACTTTCCTCCGTATATGCTCGTTTGGTGGTAGGTACGGGCCCCTGGTCTCAGTGTATAGCCAGTACACTGATAGAGTACGCCACTTGTAAGCCATTTGCCATGACAGACATAAAGAAAGGAGGGCGTTGCCATAGAATACCGTACCGGAGAGACGGGCTATGAAACCGCCTGAAACATTCAGAGTTATTAAATCCACAAAttaatatcagagaagtttatttataggcagacgagcttttgcccgcagcttcgctcgcgttaagaagtattattatatacaaactttcatcccctattttaaccccttggggttggaatttatcaaaatcctttcttagcgaatgcctacgtcataacatctacctgcatgccaaatttcagcccaatccgtccagtggtttgggctgtgcgttgatagatcactatgtcaatcagtcagtcacttttgagttttatatattatatagaagatGGTAGGATGGATGGATGGCGATtggcgagtagcaggagatcggtcatcttggcgttcattgagagaagcgtatgtccagcagtggacggctataggctgatatgatgagaCGGTGGATTCGTAGTAATTTGGATGGGCTttgttaaggcgaggataaaccccaatttgttattccgtgactcccggtttacctagttccaatatgtaaacgaagtgttaaaaaatatgagatataaagcacaatattcaaaataccttaaaccaaaggggggggggacacattttaccactttggaagagtctctctcgcaaactattcaggttagaaaaaatatatataaaaaacttcaatatgatttttgaagatctatccatagataccccacacgcataggttagatgaaaaacatattttttttgttgtaataggtttaccatttatgacgtgtaaaaaaactacttgttagatttcgttcaaaccaattttcgttggtagtttttataggaatgtacattatattttttttgacttatcatgccccttatatactttagaaattagaggggggggggggacacattttaccactttggaagagtccctctcgcaaactattcaggttagaaacaaatgatattagaaacctcaatataattttttaagacctatcgatagacgcatagcttagatgaaaaaaaactttttttttgtttcagttgtatcaatggggaccccttaaatttttaataatttttccatttttatataaaaatcttaatgcggttcacacactacatctatttaccaagtttcaaaGGTATAGCTCttaaagtggctgtgacatacggacggacagacagacagacagacatgacgaatctataagggttccgttttttgccatttggctacggaaccctaaaaaataagttttttttttgtattttacttaCGACCTCCTGAGGTGTTCCTAGCTACTCCAGTGAGAAGCCGCACCAGTTTCCGTATAGAACCAGCTTCTAATGCTATAAGCATTGATAGTAGCACCAGGCTGTAGAACAGCGCCAAGCGACCGCCGTAAGTTGGTACGCCGAACCAACGAGCCAGTGTGAAAATCGATGTCATGGTTGCAAGAAATTGCTGAAATTAACGTTATATTAGAATTATGTAAATTCTATTATTGCATGTAGAATCTACCAGTAACGTACCATAGCTACCGATATTGGAAAATTCTTGCTTTACGATTTAAATGTTGTGCTTGgcctatatatttattattttgtatataattttatgcagATTAAATTATAAGATGGTATTGTAAAAACTTACATCAGGAGTGCGGTTATTATGCGACAGAGTCCAGTTGTCTCTTTTTTCTGTTGTCCTGTTTTTCATTAGGGTGTTTATATCAGTGCTGATAAAATACCGGAATCCAAGTATGATGGAGTCTACCATCAAAGTACCTTAAATGTAacttaataaatatgttttcgTCACCACTACACTATACACAAAGTTCGAAACATAAACTTAAAGAAGTAGGTATAACAGTAAATAGTACATATACAGTATAAATATTCAAAACACTTTGATGGTTAACCACTACAATTACCTGGTACATaattgtacagtgtacacagcTATCACTTTACTATCACTATTTATTTTACAACGTTTAGAACTTTCGAAAGCTTTCATTTAACTTACTACttgttgcccgcggcttcgacaaca encodes the following:
- the LOC121729492 gene encoding gustatory receptor for sugar taste 64a-like; this translates as MYQQFLATMTSIFTLARWFGVPTYGGRLALFYSLVLLSMLIALEAGSIRKLVRLLTGVARNTSGGRGFIARLSGTVFYGNALLSLCLSWQMAYKWRTLSVYWLYTETRGPYLPPNEHIRRKVIWIASFIGVCAVVEHVLSMMSATGFNIPPGEYFQRYILSSHGFLLQNYEYNLWLAIPIFILSKYATILWNFQDLVVILLSVGLASRYRRLNAAVAGAVREERMGKERIKGAIDVSNRLRVWRKIREGYVQQAALVRRVDTEIGSLILLCNLNNLFFICLQLFLGIRISHTSVTDTVYYFASLGWLLLRAGGVVLSAADVNLHSKRALTAISRCPCSAYNVEIKRLKQQLIHDEVALSGKGFFYLDRQMLLEVAAAIVKYELMLIQYDQ